The Engraulis encrasicolus isolate BLACKSEA-1 chromosome 22, IST_EnEncr_1.0, whole genome shotgun sequence sequence CTCAAATTCTAAATCTAAATACCTGTAAATAAAATTGTGTTTAAAAAatattgtgtgtgggtgtctgtgtgtatgtctttcaGATCATTTTGGACCTGTTAAAAAGTCTGTCCAAATATGAAGGCCTCGCCAGATATGTCACGTGTTTTGATAAAATGCTGCACCTAACAAGCACATTATGCACACCCGTATGACTATTCCTTGGTTTTTGTAAGACCCTTGATAGAAGAAAAATGCAGATTGCACTCTTTGCTGCATTTTAAATGGACTGAAAGGCTTAAGTGGCGCGTTTCAAACGGCTGTGCAGGCATTGTTAATTGAAGTGGGCATTTTTACTCGGGATTTTACACTTTGATTTTCTTGGATCCAGAGAACCTTTTAGGTGGGTGATCGATGTGACggttttgttttctttcattttcactcTCACAAATAGCCTGTGTCAGCTTAACGCGTTTGACATTTTCTCAGACGCATTTAAAATGCGTTttgacattgtaggcctactgcaaaactTCAACAGCCTGACGCAGATATGAAAAATGCTGTGAAATATCTCTGCGCAATGTGGTCTGTGCCCCAGTGTGCAATTTAACAAGTGATTCGCCGTGGACTGCCGCTCTTGAGGCGTATGACAGCTTGAGCGATGTGTTCCCTGTCCTGTGTTCGCCCCAACCTCATTGTATTGCCCAATGGGTGACTTGAGTTTATGAAGGACGAGTGTGTGAGGTTACCGCTGACTGAAAAGACCAATGCTGGTGGCACCGTTGAGTGGCAGCACGGGAGATTCGGCCGTTCGCTTTTCTGTCATAATCACCACTGAAATCTAAAAATGGCCATGTCCAGTGGCCCACCTAGGCACGAGGCAAATTGGATACGCGGGCATGGCGTGCTCGCTATGGCGCTGTTGGTGCTCACTGCTCGTCTGAGCACTCCAACTGATTGTTTGTTATTGATGACAAGCAATCTGTCAGACAGGTTGAATCAGGCAGCTGGGTTTAGCGGGTAGGGGGGCAGTCAGGGCGGCAACAAGAACCAGAATAGATAAAAGGAGGGCACTCTCTCAAACTTTGGAAATTAAAGAGACACGGCTGAAATATTGATTTTAGCAACTCCATGATCTTGTTCTTGGGACAAAACATACGGTAGCCCATATTCCCATTGTAGCCAACGCCTCTGAGCAAGAGGACAGCTGTTGAATTGAAAGAGGAAACGCTCCACGTGTGGTTGAGCGCCTTCAGAGGTTTTACCAATGTGAAATGCTAATGTGCGCACCAATGTCTGTTCTTGTTGCACACCGTTTTACATCGCTATTAGACTTTCACTGGGCTACTGAACTTTTAACTACCTTGGTGGCAACCTTAACATGTTTCAACCGAGGAAAATGTGTGTTGATTTTAAAATCAACTCTAAAATTCTGACTTTGCTGTCGCAATTGTTGGTAAAATGATAATGGCGCAAGAAATTCAAAGACATACACCAAAAACAGTAAGCACAAAGACTGCTTTACAAAACGAATTATGACACAGTTTAATTGAATATATAATATCCGTTCACATAAACATCCAGTCGAAGCATCCAACATGGGAGTCCTGGAGCCGTAATGTCCGTCGGTATATCTCTGTGGTGGCACTTGTATAGAGCGGGGCATTATAAAGTCAGTCATACAATTTGTACATACATAAAGTGGTGTGTTTTCACAGACACCAACTACGTGTTCTACTGGAAAGGAAACAGGGCACTTCACAAACATTTCAACAAGAAAAAGTTACAAAACGCTCCTCTCGGGCAATCGCACAGTTTGCCGATTCGTGCTCCTTTCCTGAGGGCGCACTGTTCGCCGACGTCGCACTGTTGAAAAATTGGCATACATTAATTGATAAAATTATAATCTCGGTATTCAATCTGGTGCTCAGAAGTTAAAGGGACAATTTAGTGGATTATGCAGGTCCGCTGCAACCTTAATTGTCTATACAAGTGTGTAATGGGCGCTGCGTAAAAATAGTCTGTAAGAGTGGACTATACATGTACCATAAATACAAGCAGGCTACCTACCGTTGGAACCCTTCCAAACTTCTTTTCCCAAAGTGGAATTCGTTTAGCCTGTAGTTTTTCCAGGACGTCGTGGAGAGCCCCGAGCTGTGAAAATTATTCAAAAATTATAAAGATGCTCTCACACAGCTGATTCTCATAGCCTTCGTATTGCCACCTGACAACATCGCACAAACACTTACAAGCTGTTTTTCGTTTGTCAAGTTTGGATCTTTAGGATAGAAGTCCCTGATGGCTCTCGTATCCAGGTCCAATTCCATATCCGAGTCGCTCGTTTCAGCACCCGCAAGCATGGACAGCAGCATTGCGCAGGCCACCACCCGCGCCCACAGTTTGGAGCTCTCCATAGTCATCCTCCGCGCAGGGAAAAAAAAGACTCGCAGCTTGACACTCGCTCCCTGTCTTAGGGATGTGACTTTTGGCCAAGTCTCAGCGTTGCCCTCCCTACTTTTATGTGCGCCCCTCTCTGTCTTCCCCATGTCTTAACTTGTCTCGCTCCACCTTATCCATTGATTCTCCGCGTGCGTAATAAGCGCATGGATGACTCATTGCGTAAAGTTGCCGGACATGCTCCTTACTTAAATGCGCCAATCCCCTGGGGTTATAACTTCCCTTTTTGCCTTCAGGGGGTGGCTGGAGACATATTTCAAAACACAGATGTTCAGCAACTGAACAGTGTTTTATTGGATGTTTTGGAGATAAATCATCAGGAATGGTGAAGGGCGCAATGTCCTAGCGCCTGTTTGTGACCTGCATACCAACTGGATGTAAACATGTTGTCTAACATGTTGTGAGCAATGGCTGTGCTTCTATAGAAACACACTGAGCTTTTAATACTTGGACATTTTGCTATTTTATATTCTGTTTAGTTGTGTTACTTTCCACAATTGATCACTGCTCCTGTGCCCAATGTACACATGCAACAGGATTCCATAACAAGTCAATATGCAGATGAAAATGATATAACATAATTATGCACAGTTAAAACATCACTGTGACAGAATGATGTCTCTTTTATTGGCAAAAACTCAgctgtacacagacacatagaatAATATGAGTACAACAAATGTGAGTGGAataatttacattttttaaatacatttgcaTCTGAAATAATAGATAATTAATTTACCTTTTATACAGCTGAACAATTTTGCATGATTATAATGACAATATATAACTTTAAAAAATCAAAGAGACCAACAGACAAATTTCCATTTCAAGTGCTGACTTTTACTGGCCTTTATCAGTGACTGCCCCAGTATGGTATCTGTTCAACCGAATCATGTCTAATAGGGTTGGAGAGTCAACAGGGCCAGGGTGGAGGTTAAAACAGGAGCTGGAACACAGAGCCTCCAGGGTACCCATGAAAGCAGCCAACACCCAGGCATGCTACTCCATGCAGTACTCCTTCAGTCGAATTTGTGTCCTTTTCAAATACCAATTTTTGGGTGCCACGGCCCCTTTGTCATGTTTTCTCTTTTGAAGGTCTGCCTGCAAACAATGCACAGCTGGGTAGTCTAAGGTTAGTTGACAGCGGCTATGGTCATGAGCTCATTGTGGATCTGAACTGTGCTGTGCTTGTACTCTgcttgcactgtgctgtgctgctgtgttgtgcagtGCTGTATTGTGCTGCAGTGTGCTGTGGCTGCACTGTGTTGAGTGTTGTGCAATGTGgtgttgtgctgcgctgtgctgtgcttacacggtgctgtgttgtgctgtgctgtgtttacgtggtgctgtgttgtgttgtgctgtgctgtgctgtactgtgcttatgctgtgttgtgctgtgctgtactgtgcttacgctgtgttgtgctgtgctgtgctttggatgtgctgtgctgtactgtgcttacGCTGTGCTGTGGATGTGCTGCTCTGTGGATGCGTTGCGCTGGGGTTGACAGAGGAGGGAGCTTCAGGAGGAGACTCTGCCCATCACAGGGAGCTGCTCCGTGGGCAGGATGGATGACTCATGGCTCCCTCCAATTATGGAGCCAAGGGGTCCAGACAAACTTTGCCTATTTTCCCTCTTTTTATtttctgcacacaacacacacaccacacatgcacacacacgcacgcacgcacacacacgcacgcacgcacgcacacacgcacgcacgcacgcacgcacgcacgcacacatgcacacatacacttgcacacacatgcacgcatgcgtacgcgcgcgcacgcacacatacacacacacacacacacacacacacacacacacacacacacacacacacacacacacacacacacacacacacacacactccatgccaCACTCCATTCCACATAACAGCATGTTCATTAGCATGAGGTTCTCCATGCTCGTTTGTCTAGTTAAGGTCAAGCTAATGGATCATGGATCACCCCCACATGAGATTGGATCCTGTGTGGATGAATCAACCTACTCACACGCGTCACACACGTGACCCGGACACGCATGACAACACAGGAGTTTCTTGATGAATCTGGTGGTGGATACAAACTCATCAAGTGCGCTCGGCGGTGTTGGGTTGATTATACTCTACAGGGGTGTAGTCGGGAAGAAGAAAAGGCCGGAGGAGTGGGATTCCTACTGGGAATTCCCCCCCAGACGTCATTCCAGGAATAACCTCCACCTGGATCAATGACAGACCCCTGGCTGAAGACTAATTATCGACCACAGCAGGTCTATGAAAGGGTATTTCCGGGTAGTGGGAACCAGCCGGCATATTCAACATGCGGTTGTATTACTTACCCACTGTCCTTGACTTGTTAGCACTCGAAGACGCATATTTTTTCATGTAGCTCTTTCCGAGATTCTGGCCAGCTGGTGTGGTCATGGGTTTGCTTTTACATAATGTTTGAAATGTCTTAACATACTCAAAGTACTACCTCAAATACTGTCCCAAAAGTGTTTGCTGATGTTGAACATTTGGAATGATATTTATGTGTTTCAAACAATATGTGCAAACTCATGCCTCCGTTACCTGGACAGGATCTCGAAAAGGAATAAAAAAAGTGACTCATCTTTGAGTACTGACCAGTCAAGGGTGGAgggagcaatacaactgcatactGAAATTGGCTGCAAGATGTCAATCAAGGATACAAGGTATCCAacaggcagctgtggcctaatggttgacgctcccaaactttttctgctgggactcgCTTTTGGACCCTCCGACCCCCCACCTTCCATTTTCCaaaggcaaaaaaaatatttttgctaAACTATTGTTAATCACAGGAAacctagataggcctacatgtattacAAATTGAAGTGTATATTGTTATTAACAATGTCAGGAAAGACTATAAAACATATTGTTACATATTTTTATAAGGTTTAATGCAAACAGTCCGTTATGCCCGCGACCCCCCTGCCGTATCTCTGCGAGTCCCATGGGGGTCCcaacccctagtttgggaacaacTCGGCTAGAGAGTTCTTGTGGTCTAGAGAGTTGGTCTTATTATCAGAAAGTTATGGTTTGAATCCCTTATCATCCATGCTTCTGACATCAGTTTTCTCCAGGAACTCCTCCAGCCCATAAGTTGTACAAATATCTACATATTTTGCTCTGCATAAAAacattagctaagtgtaatgtaagaatAACATCGATTTTCACAGGCAAGTAGGCGAAGTAGGAAATGCAGTGGATTACTTTGATTGTGAATACTGTTTTGGCATATTAAAAGAATGCGATTCAAGGATGgtggtctgatgaagggcatagATAGAGGTGATAGGAGTAAGGGGTACATGACGTGCAGAGAGGGTACATGATAAATGAATAACTGGATGATTATTACCAGAATATAATTATTTTCTTACGTCAGTATAATAATGCTTTTTACATGACATGAGATGAGAATTCATCTAGTCATTTAGTCATTCCTTGACGTCAGCCAATCACACAGTAAGCCACATGGTTAAAGCAGAACTAAACATTCCAGATGCTCGGACTGTAAAACAGCGTCAAAGACTTAATGGGAGTTGATGGAACTTGAACACAAAGCGGCTTGTACTGAATTATGACAGCAGAAACGAGGCCCTAACTACATGCTGAATTAATGATGAAAGTTCTAATAGGGGAGGCTGGTGCTTCATCAAAGGCGCTCTTCAAAGTAACATCTCTGCTACTTAATATGCATTGCAGCTGCAGATAGAGAGGAGTTATATCTCTCGATCTACGGAGCATCCCAGGCTGTATAGGCCTGTGTTTTCATTACAATAACGTCTATATGACCACGTGAAGCAACCACTTAACATTCAAACCCCATATCCAGCCCTAATCTTTGCGGGTTgcccaatgcaatgcaatggaaatgTCAAAAGTTCAATTTCCTTTCCTCTGATTGTGCACTTGAAACCACGCTATGACTAGAGAATAAGAGAATCATTTGGGTGTCATCAGCAGAGATTGTTTTGATTTGCCACAATGTCAATTGTGTCTGAAAACTGGATCCAAGTCAGCAACCACAAAAAAGGTTTGGATATTActggcaatgtttttttttaaaaagaaagaaaatcgcCAGTTCTTGCTCGATTAGGAAAAGGCAGTACattgttatgcgtgtgtgtgtgtgtgtgtgtgtgtgtgtgtgtgtgtgtgtgtgtgtgtgtgtgtgtgtgtgtgtgtgtgtgtgtgtgtgtgtgtgtgtgtgtgtgtgtgtgtgtgtgtgtgtgtgtgtgtgtgtgtgtgtgtgtgtgtgtgtgtgtgtgtgtgtacgtgtacgtgtacatgtacgcacgcacgtgtgcatgtgagggagagagagaaatagagagagagagacagagacagagagagggtttaGGCTATGTGAGTTGTGTGagggcgtgtgtgagagagtgtgtgttgtaggattctagagagagagagagagagagagagagagagagagagagagagagagagagagagagagagagagaatccctgcTCTAAGGAATGAGTGGGTGGGCAGTTCTTTTGAATCCCCCAGCTGTATTGAGTGGGGGCGCTTCACTCATCATTATTTCCTGCTGTCATTTCATGTCTTCCGGCTTGCAGGTCCATAACAAGATCAGCTGCTGTTTAGCTTTCTGTGCTAAAAAGACCATAGAATAACATGGACAACATACACatggtttcccccccccccccccccctctctctctatctctctctatctctctctctctctctctcattttctcgttTCAGCCTTCAGAATGCCTTCAAACCAGTCCACTTATACAACCTGCCGACAGGCCTCTTCCATGGCATTGATTTCACGTTGGA is a genomic window containing:
- the cart3 gene encoding cocaine- and amphetamine-regulated transcript protein-like encodes the protein MTMESSKLWARVVACAMLLSMLAGAETSDSDMELDLDTRAIRDFYPKDPNLTNEKQLLGALHDVLEKLQAKRIPLWEKKFGRVPTCDVGEQCALRKGARIGKLCDCPRGAFCNFFLLKCL